The proteins below are encoded in one region of Holophagaceae bacterium:
- the bioB gene encoding biotin synthase BioB, with protein sequence MKTIQEIRAIHDLPFPELLYRAATAHRQNWDPNDIQFCTLDSIKTGACPEDCAYCPQSARYNTGLKVEPLKDVKSVLDGAALAKANGSTRYCMGAAWREVKDDRNFDAVLEMVRGVSGMGMEVCVTLGMLNAPQAKRLKEAGCKVYNHNIDSSKDFYETIISTRKFDERLATIAAVREAGLEVCCGGIVGMGETVDHRIHFLHELTEMDPVPESIPINHLVPVAGTPLADLPPVPPLEFIRMIATARILFPKSRIRLSAGRTAMSDEMQALAFFAGANSLFTGDKLLTTPNPGESHDHRLLEALGMRIEGAAV encoded by the coding sequence ATGAAAACCATCCAAGAGATCCGAGCCATCCACGATCTGCCCTTCCCCGAGCTCCTGTACCGGGCAGCGACGGCGCACCGCCAGAATTGGGATCCCAATGACATCCAGTTCTGCACCTTGGACTCCATCAAGACCGGGGCATGTCCTGAAGATTGCGCCTACTGCCCCCAGAGCGCCCGGTACAACACAGGCCTGAAGGTCGAACCCCTGAAGGATGTGAAGTCAGTTTTGGATGGAGCTGCGTTGGCCAAGGCCAATGGCTCCACCCGCTACTGCATGGGCGCGGCCTGGCGCGAAGTGAAGGACGACCGCAATTTCGACGCTGTGCTGGAGATGGTCCGCGGGGTATCCGGCATGGGCATGGAAGTCTGCGTGACCCTCGGCATGCTCAACGCGCCCCAGGCCAAGCGGCTCAAAGAGGCCGGCTGCAAGGTCTACAACCACAACATCGACAGTTCCAAGGATTTCTACGAAACCATCATCTCGACTCGGAAGTTCGATGAGCGGCTGGCGACCATCGCCGCTGTGCGCGAAGCCGGACTTGAAGTCTGCTGCGGTGGCATTGTCGGCATGGGCGAGACCGTGGACCATCGCATTCATTTCCTGCACGAGCTCACCGAGATGGATCCCGTCCCAGAGAGCATCCCCATCAACCATCTCGTGCCCGTGGCAGGCACGCCCCTGGCGGATCTCCCGCCGGTGCCGCCCCTGGAATTCATCCGCATGATCGCCACAGCGCGGATCCTGTTTCCCAAGAGCCGCATCCGCCTCAGCGCCGGGCGCACGGCCATGAGCGACGAGATGCAGGCCCTGGCGTTTTTCGCGGGCGCCAACAGCCTTTTCACCGGCGACAAGCTGCTCACCACGCCCAATCCCGGCGAATCCCACGACCACCGTCTGCTGGAAGCTCTTGGTATGCGGATCGAAGGCGCGGCGGTTTGA